The sequence below is a genomic window from Patescibacteria group bacterium.
AGAAGATTTCTTTTTATCTTTCTTTTTTGATTTTTTTGAAGACTTATTTTTAGAGCTTTTCTTTTTCTTCTTTTCTTTGTCAGTTTTGTTATAAACCTTTTCATACACTGCCAAAGTCTCTTCAGCCATTTTTCTCCAGGAGAATTTTTTAGCTTGTTTTAAGCCTTTCTTTTTCATGGAATTTCTCAACTTTTTACTGCCTAAAACTTTTTTTAAAGCGCGGGTAATGTTTTCCGAGCGAGAAGGATCAATATATTCAGCCGCCTCGCCACAAACTTCCGGCAAAGAAGAATTTTTCGAAGTAATCACCGGACAGCCTAAGGTCATAGCTTCCAAAACCGGCAAACCAAAACCTTCATAAAAGGAAGGAAAAACAAAGCAAGTGGCTTTTTTCATTAAATCTATTTTATAGTTATGCGGTATGTATTCTAAAAACTTAACCTTATTTTTTAATTTCAATTTATTAATCAAACGAAATATATTCTTGCTTTTCCAGCCCCGCATACCAGCCATGACTAAGTCATACTGAGCAAACTTTTTATTATTTTTAATCAGGTCATTATAGGCTTCAATTAGCCGCAGTAGATTCTTCCTGGGTTCTAGGGTACCGACAAAGAGAATATAGTCATTTTTTATTTTAAAGCGTTTTAAAGCTGACTTTTTGCGGCTGCTGGTAGAAACTTTTTTAGTCATGGCATTTTCATGAATAACTGAAATCTTTGAATTTTTTATTTTAAACAACTTTTTTATGTCCTTTTTAGTAGCTTTAGAAACGGCAATAATATGATCCGCTTTTTTAATACTCTTGGGTACTAAAAAGCGAGTAGAAAATTTCTGACCGGAAGGAAACCACTTTGACTCTTTATAAATAGCTAGATCATGAACAGTGACAATAGTCGGTCGGCGGTAGCTTAAAGGAATAACATTAGCCGGATTATGGAGAATATCCAGGCCCTCTTTGTATAACTGAGCTGCTATTAAAATATGAGAATAAGTAAAAGGCAGGAATTTTTTATACTGGGAAAAAGGAAAATATTTTATCTTAACATTTTTCTGTTTAAATTCACGAGTATCCTGTACCCGCCAATCAAAGAAAAGAACATACTCATTCTTTTTATCAATCTTCATCAAATTCTTAACTAGATAATAATTATAATGACCAATACCAGCCTTCTCTCCCCTGGAGGGCGAAAGCATAGTCCGACAGTCAATGCCTATTCTCATTTTTTCTTTTTTCTTTGCCATTTTAAATTTTTACATAGTTTTGGGCGCTGATAGACCCATTATTTTTAAAGACTTTCTTAAAACAAATTTAGTTGATTTAATTAATTTATACCTTTTAAGGTTGAGTTGATCATCTTCAATAACTTGGCACTTGTTGTAAAAATTATGAAATTTGGTAGCTAAGCCAGTGACGTAAAGAGGTAGTTTATTCACTTCATAGCTTAAAGCAATTTCCTCAAGAATTTCCGGAAATTTTAAAATTTCTTTAAATAGATCAAAAGCTGCTTTTTCTTCTATGGCTTTTTTATTATGGGCAGACTTTTTTCTAACCAATTTCTGGGCCTTTTTCATTATACTACATATCCGAGCGTGCGCATACTGGACATAATAGACCGGATTTTTCTGGGATCTTTCTTTGGCTAGATTTAAATCAAAATCCATATGCCGGTCAGCTGAATACATGAGAAAAAAGAAACGAACCACATCATTACCCACCTCATCAACCAATTCTTCCAAGGTTACAAAAGTACCACTACGCTTTGACATTTTAACTTCTTTTCCGTTTTTTATCAAACGCACTAATTGATAAATAATAATATCTAAACAACCTTCAAAGCCTAAAGCTCGCATCATAGCCTGCATACGGCCCTTATGACCGTAATGATCGGCCCCCCAAATATCAATAACTTTATCAAAATTCCTCTGTTCGATTTTGTTATAGTGATAAGCAATATCTGAAAGAAAATAAGTCGGCTGATTATTTTTTTTTACCAAAACCCTGTCTTTATCGTCGCCGTAAAGAGTAGTTTTAACATAAATAGCTTCTTTAGATTTATAAAGTAAATTTTTCTCTTTTAAAATCTTAAAAACTTTTTCTACTATTCCTCGTTTATATAAATCTTTTTCTGAATACCATTTATTAAATTTTATTTTTAACTTTTTGCTAATTAAATTTTTGATTGATTTTATCATCAGCTTTAAAGCCCGGTCCCGTATTCTTTCTTTAACCTTTTCTACATTTTTTAATTTATATTTGTCCACTCTTTTCATTTTACTAGCCAGATCATCAATGTATTTTCCTTTATAGCCATATTCTGGGAAATCTAAATTAATACCCTGTTTTTGAAAATATCGGATGCGCACTGATTCGCCTAAAATATCCACCTGCCGGCCCATGTCATTAAGATAGTACTCTTTTTGCACCCGAAAGCCAACTCTTTGCAAAACATTACCTAAAACATCGCCAGTAAAAGCCCCCCGGCCATTGCCGACATGAAGCGGGCCAGTCGGATTAGCTGAAATAAACTCTATCTGAACTTTCTTATTTTCGCCTATATTTGAATTGCCAAATTTTCTGTTTTTAACTGTGCGAGCTAGTTGTCTTTTGAGCCACTTTTCTGACAAATAAAAATTAATAAAACCAGGCGGGGCGGCAATTGTCTTACCTACTGCGGCCGGCCATTTTATTTTATTCTTTAACTTTTTAGCTATCTTTATTGGATTTTCTTTAATTTCGCCAGCCAACTGCATGGCAATGTTAGAAGAATAATCACCAAATCTTTTTTCTTTGGGCCTCTCAACTTGAAAATTAATTTTTTCATAAATATCAGGCCATTTATTTTTAACTTCTTTTTCAATCTTTTCCCGAATTTGTTGCTTTAAAGTTTTCATAACTTTATTATAACTGAAATCCTCTTTTTTATAAAGGAAAAAGGGAGCTTATAAATTTAAAGCTCCCTTCGGGTTTTATGGTCCATAATCATAAGGATTAGGATCACCACCGATATGAAATCTGTGAATTGAGGTATTAAACCGGCGGCGAGTGCCCGGGTCAAGTTGGCCAAGAATTTTCTCAACTTCTACCCGGGTTATTTTACCCTGCTGGCATCTTTCAATAGCTTCCTGAATTACTTTATCATCATCGTGACACATGATTATTTACCTCCTGAAAAAAGAGCTCAAAACAAAAAAACCTAGCCTTTTAAGCTAGATTTACTTTTTATTAATATATGAATAACTTAACCTAGCCGCTGGCTGTCATAAAGAAAACAAGCTGGAGGAACTGGCAGGTTGTAGACTATTGATAAGTTATTCATAATACAATCTATATTATAATTAATTCTAGATAATTGTCAAATTAACGCAAAAATGATAAAATTATTCTCCACTAAATTATATTTATATGCTAATCTAAGAATAGATATTATGAAACTTATCCAAAAAAACAAGTTTGCCTATTTTAACTATAAAATACTGGAAAAATTTGAAGCTGGTATTGTTTTAACTGGAGCCGAAGTTAAGTCAGTGAAAAAAGGACAGGTAGATTTAAAGGGTTCTTACGTTACTATTCGTAATAATGAGGCCTGGTTAATTAATGCTCACATATCACCTTACAAAATGGCTAGTCATCAAAAAGATTATGATCCTAACAGGCCTAGAAAATTATTACTTAAACAAAAAGAAATAAAATCATTAATTGGTAAAGAAAAAGCTCAGGGCTTGACAATTGTACCCTTATCTGTTTATATTATAAGGAGGCTCGTTAAAATCAAGCTTGGACTAGCACGTGGTAAAAAGAAGGCGGATAAAAGAGAAACTATTAAAAAACGTGAGGTTAACCGAAAAATTCGCCGTGCTATGCGACAAAAGCTATAAAATAGCTGAACGGGTCCAATAGTTACAACATTAAATGCATGGGGATGTTATAAATTCGATAGAATACCCAAGCCTATAAAATGTGTCAGATCGAGGCTCGGTAACACCTCGTTAATCATATTACCAAAGGATAAGTGCAAAAAACTTATTCGCAAAGTTGAAAAACGCTTTTCGCGTGCCAAACTTTGCTTTTGCTACCGCTTAATTTAACCGGTTAGCCATCCGTCTACTGACTTCTGTTAGGTAGATCCGGGTGTCATTTTAGCAGAATCGGTTAGATACTGGCCTTGGTATCTGACTTAAAAATTATCAAGGTTCAGGGATAAAAAGTTTTTGCTTCTTTATTACTTTCTATTACCTTTAAATTAAAAGGAGCTATATCTGTAGATCACTTTATGGCTTTATTCTAGACGCGGGTGTGATGCCCGCCATCTCCACCATCCTTCGTTTCTTCGTGACTACGGATGGCAAGCCATTATTAACGACGGAGGATGTCCTTCGAAACTTTATGTGCAGGAGAACATAAATAACAGACTATTTAAAATCCTATCATCTAATAATTAAATAAAAAACTATTACTAAAAAATTAAGAATTAACCATCAAATTCGTATTCCTGAAGTTATTGTTATTGATGAAAATGGAGAAAATCTAGGAAAGATAAATACTCATGAAGCTAAAGATATGGCCAAAGAACGCGGGTTTGACTTAGTTGAGGTTAATCCCAAAGCCAGACCTTCGGTTTGTAAACTGATGGACTATGGCTCTTACATGTATAAACAGGAAAAACAGGAAAGAAAAGCCAAGGCCAAGCAGAAAAAAACTGATGTTAAGGGAATTAGACTCAGTTTTAAAATCGGCGATCATGATCTGGAAATCAGAAAGAAAAACGCTCTTAAATTTCTCGATCAAGGTCACAAAGTAAAAATAGAAATGCTCTTAAGAGGCCGTGAAAATGCCCATAAAGATATAGCTAAAGAAAGAATAGTAAATTTTGTAAAAAGTCTTGGTGAGGAAGCAAAAATTGAACAACCTATTACTAAACAAGGTCGCAAATTTTTTACCATCGTTTATAAAAAAAGTAATTAAAACAAGCAAATACATGCCTAAGATGAAAACTCATAAAGCTACTGCTAAACGCTTTAAGGAAACTAAAAAAAACAAATTTCTTCACCGAAAAGGCGGACAAGATCATTTTAATGCCCGCGAGTCTTCTAATAAGACCATGGAAAAAAGAAGTGATAAAAAAATTTCTAAACACAATAAAAAAGCTATTAAAAAATTAATTCCTTATTATAGAAAGAAAAAACATGCGCGTTAAAAGAGGTAAAATCCGAACCAAAAAAAGAAAAAAAGTACTCAAAAAGACTAAAGGCTATAAATGGGGCCGTAAAAATATTTATCGTCTGGCTAAAACTGCCGTTACTAAAGCCGGGGCTAATGCTTATAAAGATCGTAAAAGAAAAAAAAGAGATAAGCGAAAACTCTGGCAGATTAAGATTAATGCGGCTGTTCGTCATTATGGTCTTTCTTATTCAAAATTTATTAATCTTCTCAAGAAAAATAAGATAGAGCTTGACCGAAAAATATTAGCAGATTTAGCGGAAAATGAGCCAAAAGTCTTTGAGGCTATTGTTAAAGAAGTAAAACCAGAAAATAAGAAAAAAACTTCTTCAGATAAAAAGAGTAAAAAATAACTCAAATAAAAAAACTATTTAATTATTTTTAGATAGTTTTTTTATGGTCAAAATTAATTTTTCTATCACCCCATCAATATTATGATAAACATCATCATTGGTTATTCTGTAAAATATAACTCCAAATGACTCAATATATCTCCGTCTTCTTTTATCATATTTTTTAGTTTTAGCTTCGAAATGTGAAGGTCCATCAACCTCAATAGCTAATTTTAACTCTGGACAGTAAAAATCAACAACATAATAGCCTATACTATGTTGCCTTCTAAACTTATAACCAAGTACTTGTTTTTTCTTTAATCTCATCCAAAGAGATATCTCTGCCTTTGTCATAGAATTACGCAACTGGCGCCTTCTTAACTTCATTTCTTTTTTTGTAAAAATAAATCCCATATAACTTTATCCACCCCTTAAATATACTACCCTAAACCAAAAAACCAATATCTAAATCGTCCCCTCCTTATAAGGAGGGGAAATTAAAGGAGTGACCTTAAAAGCCACCATACCTAAAAATTATCAAAAACCGCCATAAAAGTCAATCCTTCTTGACTGATAAATAAAGTCCGCTGCCCAGCACTATACCGATAGAATCAATTAAAGTATCATATAAACTGCTGCTGCGGCCGACAATAAAGCTTTGATGATATTCATCTAAAAAAGCGTAAAATACTCCAAATATTAAAGTCATAATAAAAACTATTTTTTTATTTGGAGCATCTTTTTCTTTTCTTAAACCAATTCTTAAAATTAAAATAGCCAAAATAGCGTATTCAAAAATATGGGCTGCTTTCCTTAAAATTAAATCATAAACATCAACCAGACCACTTTTTAAATTAGGAATACCTGATAAAATAAATATTAAAAAAACCCATAAAATCAGGGGTAAGTAATATTTAAGAAAAATTTTCATGAAATTTTAATAAATTTATTTATACAAATCTCTTAAAAAATCCTTTAATTTTTGGATAGAGCTGACATTATATTTAGCCTTAGAAAAACCATAACCCATTTTAAAAGAATAGGTTTTATCATCTAAAACCTCAAACACATCTTCATCAGTTATATCATCACCAGCCGCAAATATAAAATCTTTTTTGTAACCGTTTAAAAACTGCTGAACGGCTCGACCTTTATTTATACCGGCATTTTTTACTTCTATTACTTTATTACCGTCCATAATATCAAGATTTTCATGTGTTATTCTCGGAAAAAGGCGATTTTTTAATTCCCGACTTCTAACTTTAGCCAACTTAGGATCCACTTTTCTAAAATGCCAAACTAATGAATACTCTTTTTCTTCAATCAAAGAGCTCGGGGTACGGTCAACCACAATTTCCATAACCTCTTTGACACTCTCTTTCCAGTCATCCTGCAAATTTTCAATTAAATGCCACTTTTTATCTTTTTCTTTAATCCAGAGACCGTGCTCAGCTATTAAATTAATTTTTAAATCACCAAACCAGTCATCTAAAGTTTTTCTGTCTCGTCCGCTGATTAAAACCAAATTATTTTTTTTATCCTTGGCCAGATTCTTTAAAATAGAAATAATATTTTTGTCTGGAGAAACTTGTTTAATATTTTTATTAAAAGAAGTTAAGGTGCCGTCATAATCCAGTAAAAACAAACGTTTCTTGCTTTTTTTATAATGAGAAATTATTTTCTTTTTTTCTTTTTTAGAAAGCTGCCTTTCTCTCAGTTCTTTTTCTGTTTTCTTAACTTGATCAAAACTAGCAATAAAATCATTAGCCCATGACTTTATATCATATCTTTTCAGTCTGGCTCTCATTATCTGATTCCTTTTTTTCTTTTCTTTTTTTGGTAAAGTCAGAGCTTCTTTAATAACATCAACCATAGCCTGATGATCATTAGGATTAACTACTAAAGTTTCTCCCAGTTCCATAGCTGTGCCGGCCATTTCTGAAAGAACTAAAACTCCGTCTTTTTTCTTCTTGGTAGCTACGTATTCCTTGGCTACCAAATTCATACCATCTCTTAAAGGTGTGACTAAAGCCACATCAGCCAGTTTATACATGGCTGCTAGACCATAAAAAGGGAAGGAACGGAAAAAATAACGTACCGGCACCCAGTCTATAGAGCCAAAATCAGCGTTGATACTACCGACTAATTCATCCACTTTTCTTTTTAAGTATTTATAATCGTCTACACCAGTGCGCGAAGGCACGGAAACCATTAAATAAGTCACTTTTTCCTGATACTCGGGATATTTTTTTAAAAAGTCACGAAAAGCCTCCAGTCGCTTAATAATACCTTTAGTATACTCCATACGGTCAACGGAAAGAATAACTTTTTGTCCGCCTATTTCTTTTTTTAATTTTTTTATCTCATTTTTTACTCTTTTTCTTTTATCAGACTGGTTAAACTTATCAAAATCAATGCCCATGGGAAAACTGTCAACTTTGGTTAAATGATCCTTAACTATAATTTCACCCAGATTTGACTCATACCCCAAAAGACGAAAAACACTTTCCAGAAAATGCTGGACATAATCATAGGTATGAAAACCGACTACATCTGAACTGATTAAAGATTGTAAAATTTCCCTTGACCAGGGTATTTGACGAAAAACTTCATATGAAGGAAAAGGAATATGCAAAAAGAATCCAATATCCAGATCAGGCATTTTCTTTCTTAGCATTTCCGGTAAAAGCATTAAATGATAATCATGAATCCAGACTAAGTCGCCGGGTTTGGCTTTTTCTAAAACTGCTTCACAAAATTTATGATTTACCCTTTTATAAGCTTTCCACAATTCCTCACTATAATCAGGCAGCTGCAAAAAATAATGAAAAAGAGGCCAAACTACTTTATTGGAAAAGCCATAATAAAATTCCTTAAAATCTCTCTCACTTAAATAAACTGGAGAGTAATTTTTACTTTCTAATTCTTTAGTTAGTTTTTCTCTATTATCCCCCAACTGGTTAGAAGTTAGTCCCGGCCAGCCAACCCATAAAGCTTTTCTGGACTGAAAAAAAGACTTCATAGCTGTAGCTAAACCTCCGGGTGAGGATATAAAGTTTATATCATCATCTTCTATTTTAGTTTTAATCGGCAGACGGTTGGAAACTATGATCTTTTTGGACATATTTTGGGCTATTAAACAACTTTATTACGTAAAACTTATACTACACCAATAAAAAAAATATGTAAAATAAATAATATTTAATATTGACATTTCTAACAATATTGTTTAATATATTTTATGGTTCTTTAAACTTAAGGAGGTGCCAATTGAAATCAGGAATTGTGGCTTTTGCTTTCGGAAAACCAGATTATCTAAGGGCTAATCGTATTCTTGCTCAAATAACTTCTAAAAAGGCGTTAGAAGAAAAAGACTGTCCTATTTTTACGCAAGAAGATATACCTTTACAAGGAGAAAATTTTGAAATTATAAAGAATAAAAAGGGCGAACCACCATCAACACTAGAAATAGCTAAGGCGGCTGTTTCTTGGGCTAAAAGAAACAAAATTAATAAACTTATTATTGTTTCAGCTTGTCCGCATCTTTGGCGATGCAAAAGAGATTTGTCCCGAATAATTAAAGAAAGACAAATGGAAATTGAAATACAAATCGCTGAAGAAATTACAAAAATACCACAAAATTTTTGGTTCTGCCCCAAATCGCATCAGAAACGAACACAAAAACGATTTAATTGGTTAATACGCGAGGCAATAATAAAAATAATGCCTTTTTTAATTTACCGGCGTATAACTTAAATTTAAATAATCCCTGGAAAAATAATCTAGGGATTTTTTATTAGACGTAAAAATTTTTATTTAGATTTATAAATTAATAATATAAAAAATTCTAAGCGGACCCGATCTCCCTTTGGGAGACGATCTTCTCCGTGACCCCACACTATATTTGCTTCTTTCACAAGTGCAAAGCCGACAAAAGAGATACTAAAATTCTAAGCGGGCCCGATCTCCCTTCGGGAGACGATCTTCTCCGTGACCCCACACTATATTTGCTTCGCTCATATGTTTGGGGCAAGCAGGGAGATATACTAAAATTCTAAGCGGACCCGACGAGATTTGAACTCGCGATCTTCTCCGTGACAGGGAGATGTGTTAGACCAGCTACACCACGGGTCCGCTTAGAATTCTTAGAGTATAAATATAAATTATTTTAAAATCCATTGCTTTAAATTGTAATAAATATATTAGCAGATAAATTATTATTTGTCTAGGTCAATTTATCATTAATATTTTTGCGAATTTATAATCTTTATCACTTTTCACTTATTCAATAAGATAGCCCATATAATCAAATTGAACTACTTCTGGCGCTCCCGACATTTCTGAAGTAATAATTTCGTCTAAACCATCATTATTAACATCACCACTGGATACATAAACTCCATTTCTATTACTAGAAGAAAAAGCAAAGAATTGGCCGACCACGCCACCATTAATATCTAGCATTCGCACATGCGGGGCTTTATTAAAGCTAGTACCGGTAATAATTTCCTGGGTGCCATTACCATCAACATCACCAGAAGCTAAATTAACCCCACCCCGATAAGCTTGGGCATAAGCAAAAAACTGAGAAATCAAATTTCCATTGCTTTCAAATACACGAATATGAGGACCACCACTTTGATAAGGAGCGGTAATTACTTCGCCTTGGCCATTATTATTAACATCCGAAATTAAAACATTAATACCAATTCTAAAATGTTCTGGATAAGCAAAAAACTGGTCAATTAAAGATCCCTGACCATTAAAAATTCTAACATGAGGCGCTGAAGCTCCCATAGTGCCAGTAGCAATTTCCGCCACACCGTCACCGTTTACATCCCCTACTGCCAAATTTACTCCTCTTCTAAAAGCTAAAGCATAAGCAAAAAATTGATTTTCCAGATTGCCATTCATATCAAATATTCTCACGTGAGGTCCACCACCTGGTCCAGCGGCTGTTACTATTTCTTTTTGACCATCCCCGTCAACATCACCAATATCTAAATTAAAACCCCCGCGAAAACTGTTTTGATAGGCAAAAAACTGACTCTTTATATTCCCTAAAGAGTCAAAAACTCTGACATGAGGACCGCCACCCTGGCTGGTGCCAGTGACTATTTCCGCCGTGCCGTCGCCGTCTAAATCAGCCGTGGCTGTTTTTACACCGCCTGTGTAAAGCGAAGAGTAGGCTTTAAAACCATCACCAGATTCTAAAGAATAAAAAATATGAGGCACTTGTCCACTTGAATTAGTTACTGTAAAACCAACCGACAAGAGATCACTTTGTCCATCAGTGTTTTCTACCTTAACATCATAATAGCCCCCGGACATTTGGCCCAAAGGAATAACCACAGTCATTTGCTCTGAACTTTTTACATAACTAATAGCTTCATGATCACCAAAATAAGTAGTAGCGCCGTGACGGAAA
It includes:
- a CDS encoding glycosyltransferase family 1 protein; its protein translation is MAKKKEKMRIGIDCRTMLSPSRGEKAGIGHYNYYLVKNLMKIDKKNEYVLFFDWRVQDTREFKQKNVKIKYFPFSQYKKFLPFTYSHILIAAQLYKEGLDILHNPANVIPLSYRRPTIVTVHDLAIYKESKWFPSGQKFSTRFLVPKSIKKADHIIAVSKATKKDIKKLFKIKNSKISVIHENAMTKKVSTSSRKKSALKRFKIKNDYILFVGTLEPRKNLLRLIEAYNDLIKNNKKFAQYDLVMAGMRGWKSKNIFRLINKLKLKNKVKFLEYIPHNYKIDLMKKATCFVFPSFYEGFGLPVLEAMTLGCPVITSKNSSLPEVCGEAAEYIDPSRSENITRALKKVLGSKKLRNSMKKKGLKQAKKFSWRKMAEETLAVYEKVYNKTDKEKKKKKSSKNKSSKKSKKKDKKKSSKKRKKKK
- the argS gene encoding arginine--tRNA ligase, with the protein product MKTLKQQIREKIEKEVKNKWPDIYEKINFQVERPKEKRFGDYSSNIAMQLAGEIKENPIKIAKKLKNKIKWPAAVGKTIAAPPGFINFYLSEKWLKRQLARTVKNRKFGNSNIGENKKVQIEFISANPTGPLHVGNGRGAFTGDVLGNVLQRVGFRVQKEYYLNDMGRQVDILGESVRIRYFQKQGINLDFPEYGYKGKYIDDLASKMKRVDKYKLKNVEKVKERIRDRALKLMIKSIKNLISKKLKIKFNKWYSEKDLYKRGIVEKVFKILKEKNLLYKSKEAIYVKTTLYGDDKDRVLVKKNNQPTYFLSDIAYHYNKIEQRNFDKVIDIWGADHYGHKGRMQAMMRALGFEGCLDIIIYQLVRLIKNGKEVKMSKRSGTFVTLEELVDEVGNDVVRFFFLMYSADRHMDFDLNLAKERSQKNPVYYVQYAHARICSIMKKAQKLVRKKSAHNKKAIEEKAAFDLFKEILKFPEILEEIALSYEVNKLPLYVTGLATKFHNFYNKCQVIEDDQLNLKRYKLIKSTKFVLRKSLKIMGLSAPKTM
- the smpB gene encoding SsrA-binding protein SmpB; translation: MIKLFSTKLYLYANLRIDIMKLIQKNKFAYFNYKILEKFEAGIVLTGAEVKSVKKGQVDLKGSYVTIRNNEAWLINAHISPYKMASHQKDYDPNRPRKLLLKQKEIKSLIGKEKAQGLTIVPLSVYIIRRLVKIKLGLARGKKKADKRETIKKREVNRKIRRAMRQKL
- the infC gene encoding translation initiation factor IF-3: MNHQIRIPEVIVIDENGENLGKINTHEAKDMAKERGFDLVEVNPKARPSVCKLMDYGSYMYKQEKQERKAKAKQKKTDVKGIRLSFKIGDHDLEIRKKNALKFLDQGHKVKIEMLLRGRENAHKDIAKERIVNFVKSLGEEAKIEQPITKQGRKFFTIVYKKSN
- a CDS encoding 50S ribosomal protein L35, with product MPKMKTHKATAKRFKETKKNKFLHRKGGQDHFNARESSNKTMEKRSDKKISKHNKKAIKKLIPYYRKKKHAR
- the rplT gene encoding 50S ribosomal protein L20, with product MRVKRGKIRTKKRKKVLKKTKGYKWGRKNIYRLAKTAVTKAGANAYKDRKRKKRDKRKLWQIKINAAVRHYGLSYSKFINLLKKNKIELDRKILADLAENEPKVFEAIVKEVKPENKKKTSSDKKSKK
- a CDS encoding endonuclease domain-containing protein, whose translation is MGFIFTKKEMKLRRRQLRNSMTKAEISLWMRLKKKQVLGYKFRRQHSIGYYVVDFYCPELKLAIEVDGPSHFEAKTKKYDKRRRRYIESFGVIFYRITNDDVYHNIDGVIEKLILTIKKLSKNN
- a CDS encoding VanZ family protein produces the protein MKIFLKYYLPLILWVFLIFILSGIPNLKSGLVDVYDLILRKAAHIFEYAILAILILRIGLRKEKDAPNKKIVFIMTLIFGVFYAFLDEYHQSFIVGRSSSLYDTLIDSIGIVLGSGLYLSVKKD
- a CDS encoding bifunctional alpha,alpha-trehalose-phosphate synthase (UDP-forming)/trehalose-phosphatase, which encodes MSKKIIVSNRLPIKTKIEDDDINFISSPGGLATAMKSFFQSRKALWVGWPGLTSNQLGDNREKLTKELESKNYSPVYLSERDFKEFYYGFSNKVVWPLFHYFLQLPDYSEELWKAYKRVNHKFCEAVLEKAKPGDLVWIHDYHLMLLPEMLRKKMPDLDIGFFLHIPFPSYEVFRQIPWSREILQSLISSDVVGFHTYDYVQHFLESVFRLLGYESNLGEIIVKDHLTKVDSFPMGIDFDKFNQSDKRKRVKNEIKKLKKEIGGQKVILSVDRMEYTKGIIKRLEAFRDFLKKYPEYQEKVTYLMVSVPSRTGVDDYKYLKRKVDELVGSINADFGSIDWVPVRYFFRSFPFYGLAAMYKLADVALVTPLRDGMNLVAKEYVATKKKKDGVLVLSEMAGTAMELGETLVVNPNDHQAMVDVIKEALTLPKKEKKKRNQIMRARLKRYDIKSWANDFIASFDQVKKTEKELRERQLSKKEKKKIISHYKKSKKRLFLLDYDGTLTSFNKNIKQVSPDKNIISILKNLAKDKKNNLVLISGRDRKTLDDWFGDLKINLIAEHGLWIKEKDKKWHLIENLQDDWKESVKEVMEIVVDRTPSSLIEEKEYSLVWHFRKVDPKLAKVRSRELKNRLFPRITHENLDIMDGNKVIEVKNAGINKGRAVQQFLNGYKKDFIFAAGDDITDEDVFEVLDDKTYSFKMGYGFSKAKYNVSSIQKLKDFLRDLYK